Proteins co-encoded in one Leptospira montravelensis genomic window:
- a CDS encoding STAS domain-containing protein, protein MKIKVTSKNDVHIIKIEGAIKAGNEFELSEKIEQYIKKGQVPKFIIDLKKVPFINSAGLGTFLNIYKHIDGLNGRLVFANLNSDIENLMEITKLSSVFEIYKTLEEAEDSFEY, encoded by the coding sequence ATGAAAATCAAAGTTACTAGCAAAAACGACGTGCACATCATTAAAATTGAAGGTGCCATCAAAGCCGGAAATGAGTTCGAACTATCTGAAAAGATTGAACAGTACATCAAAAAAGGCCAAGTCCCTAAATTTATCATCGATTTGAAAAAGGTTCCTTTTATCAACTCTGCTGGTTTAGGAACGTTTCTCAATATTTACAAACATATTGATGGCCTGAATGGTAGACTTGTATTTGCGAACTTAAATTCCGATATCGAGAACCTCATGGAAATCACAAAACTTTCTAGTGTTTTCGAAATCTATAAAACTCTGGAAGAGGCCGAAGACTCCTTCGAATACTAA
- a CDS encoding RNA polymerase subunit sigma-70 has translation MLPKILDEKILPLIEEARVSNDPNIVKTQLPIWMVDRLAKKRKITEDESCEMVVTILEVFSKMWTLSLNYHITNVLGFFVTYAFNQYRNRFRRTEISETGELYLQLWNYDQPANEEIPSETWEGSNPIKAELEKLPTLTALVLSLQFDLPMKQNLNQLLHWKLRETNQDVETFFRELEEKRFRQRQLLARLSGMITRYTRKLYEVSDPNRRNWYLKQKKIWILRRVRACDRSFLSEREIAKLLGISRKAVRNHLSQGKHELRKAGKELLHYA, from the coding sequence ATGTTGCCAAAAATATTAGATGAAAAAATTTTACCTTTAATCGAAGAAGCTCGTGTTTCTAACGACCCTAACATTGTAAAAACACAATTACCTATTTGGATGGTGGATCGTCTGGCCAAAAAAAGAAAAATTACGGAAGATGAAAGCTGTGAAATGGTAGTTACAATATTAGAAGTATTCTCAAAAATGTGGACTCTTAGTTTAAATTATCATATAACGAATGTTCTTGGTTTTTTTGTGACATACGCCTTTAATCAATACCGAAATCGATTTCGTAGGACAGAGATTTCTGAGACAGGGGAACTTTATTTGCAATTGTGGAACTACGACCAACCTGCAAATGAGGAAATTCCTTCGGAAACTTGGGAAGGATCAAATCCAATAAAAGCGGAATTGGAAAAATTGCCAACGTTAACCGCCTTAGTTTTGTCCTTACAATTTGATTTACCGATGAAACAAAATTTAAACCAACTCCTTCATTGGAAATTACGCGAAACCAATCAAGATGTGGAAACATTCTTTCGTGAGTTAGAAGAAAAACGATTTCGACAACGCCAACTGTTAGCTCGACTCTCTGGAATGATCACTCGGTATACCAGAAAACTTTACGAAGTTTCCGATCCAAATCGCAGAAATTGGTATCTCAAACAAAAGAAAATTTGGATTTTAAGAAGGGTAAGAGCTTGTGATCGTAGTTTTTTATCCGAACGTGAGATTGCAAAGTTATTAGGAATTTCTAGGAAGGCAGTTCGCAATCATTTGTCTCAGGGAAAACATGAACTCCGCAAAGCTGGTAAAGAATTATTGCACTATGCATAA